In one window of Pseudoalteromonas espejiana DSM 9414 DNA:
- a CDS encoding Bcr/CflA family efflux MFS transporter, translating into MDASASSFNTRILLPLLASIVAITPLAIDMYLPAMLVIANDLQTNMPNVQISLSIYLAGYSLGMLFFGPIADQIGRRKLARIGLTLFGLSSVALAFTTEIHTFWALRAVQAFTGAAATVVVPGIIRHIYQQNTAKGMSYVSMIMMVAPLVAPSVGSFILGFSVWSTIFLVLAAYSFLILAFVQVYLIDIPIHTNEKKGLALFFDSYKTVLSNKDARADILSSMFVSFGFFCFLTSVPFIYLDLYNVSEQLFGILFAFNVMALMFGNFLNTRIVPKLGSRKMLYIGLTCGFISGLSLLTFSLLHLSLYYIVAAIAPLMMSLGITASNADSLILMKFEKNTGTATAVIGTLRFGSGALVGPLLALMHAESSVPFSSLMFSAVLLTMLVQVIHYKKDKKNASL; encoded by the coding sequence ATGGACGCCTCTGCCTCGTCTTTTAATACCCGAATATTATTACCGTTATTAGCCAGTATTGTGGCAATTACGCCATTAGCAATAGACATGTATTTACCTGCCATGTTGGTAATTGCGAACGATTTACAAACGAATATGCCAAATGTACAAATTTCGTTAAGTATTTACTTAGCGGGTTACTCATTAGGCATGTTGTTTTTTGGCCCTATAGCTGACCAAATTGGCCGCAGAAAACTCGCCCGTATTGGCTTAACTTTGTTTGGTTTAAGTTCTGTGGCTTTGGCATTTACTACAGAAATACACACCTTTTGGGCCTTAAGAGCAGTGCAAGCATTTACAGGTGCAGCTGCCACTGTGGTTGTGCCAGGCATAATAAGGCATATTTACCAGCAAAATACCGCTAAAGGTATGTCGTATGTGTCTATGATCATGATGGTTGCCCCATTGGTTGCGCCCTCTGTGGGCTCTTTTATTTTAGGGTTTTCTGTTTGGTCTACCATATTTTTAGTATTAGCAGCTTACAGCTTTTTAATTCTTGCGTTTGTACAAGTGTACTTAATTGATATCCCCATTCACACTAATGAGAAAAAAGGGCTCGCTCTGTTTTTTGATAGCTATAAAACCGTGCTCAGTAATAAAGATGCCCGTGCAGATATTTTAAGCTCTATGTTTGTATCGTTTGGCTTTTTTTGTTTTTTAACCTCAGTACCGTTTATATATTTAGATTTATATAATGTCTCTGAGCAGTTATTTGGTATTTTGTTTGCCTTTAATGTAATGGCACTTATGTTTGGTAATTTTTTAAATACTCGCATAGTACCAAAGCTTGGCTCGCGTAAAATGCTTTATATAGGGCTTACATGCGGGTTTATATCGGGGCTTTCGTTATTAACCTTTAGCTTATTACATCTCTCTTTATATTATATTGTGGCTGCTATCGCGCCATTAATGATGAGCTTAGGGATCACTGCAAGTAATGCCGACTCGTTAATACTGATGAAGTTTGAAAAAAACACCGGCACAGCGACGGCTGTTATTGGCACGCTACGTTTTGGTAGTGGCGCATTAGTTGGGCCACTACTTGCGCTAATGCATGCTGAAAGCTCTGTTCCGTTTTCGAGCTTAATGTTTTCTGCGGTTTTACTTACTATGCTAGTGCAAGTAATTCACTATAAAAAAGACAAAAAAAATGCCTCATTGTGA
- the grpE gene encoding nucleotide exchange factor GrpE, which translates to MSEQTQNPEQEVELNEEVAQMEADVEAAVEAAEQHEADQEQSPEAEIAMLYAELEAAKQTIADQKDGVVRAAADVDNIRRRAAQDVEKAHKFALEKFANELLPVIDNLERAIEFSDKENETLKPLLEGIDMTVKSFNDAVAKFGVEIVNPQGEQFNPDFHQAMSIQPSNDVSPNTVLAVMQKGYTLNGRLLRPAMVMVSKAADV; encoded by the coding sequence ATGTCTGAGCAGACACAAAACCCAGAGCAAGAAGTAGAACTAAACGAAGAAGTAGCTCAAATGGAAGCTGACGTTGAAGCAGCGGTAGAAGCTGCAGAGCAACACGAAGCGGATCAAGAGCAAAGCCCTGAAGCTGAAATTGCGATGCTTTACGCAGAGCTTGAAGCTGCTAAGCAAACAATTGCTGATCAAAAAGATGGCGTTGTACGCGCCGCTGCAGATGTAGACAACATTCGTCGTCGTGCTGCACAAGATGTAGAAAAAGCACACAAGTTTGCACTTGAAAAATTTGCTAACGAATTACTACCTGTTATTGATAACCTAGAGCGCGCTATTGAGTTTTCTGATAAAGAAAACGAAACATTAAAGCCGTTACTTGAAGGTATTGATATGACGGTTAAGAGCTTTAACGATGCCGTTGCTAAATTTGGCGTTGAAATTGTAAACCCACAAGGTGAGCAATTTAACCCTGATTTCCATCAAGCAATGTCTATTCAGCCAAGTAACGATGTATCACCAAATACAGTACTTGCTGTTATGCAAAAAGGTTACACATTGAATGGTCGTTTATTACGCCCTGCAATGGTAATGGTTTCTAAAGCAGCAGATGTTTAA
- a CDS encoding HrcA family transcriptional regulator, producing MQQDVDNMNINPRDQQIFSAVMSLYCNGEGLPVPSTKIAKQKGMAVCSATVRNAMARLEKVGLLYSPHTSAGRVPTNQGFDYWFDEFFPLADIANYWQPEQAQLVELAHGLSQKYQVCCCVGLPQASSQQVFRVEVLDFDSNDWLVLLIDRAGQSHNICINKPDDSSDAVRYQFATWLNTVFSQQTLMEGLYRMQAMANTAPRNCHDSLTQWTRQLSQKLGSDNSIVVGENYLYKKVDCEQSLNIGVSFLNFVEDKLAFKNGVSVLNTENLPFTECNELIVISVPYFQNQEYQSRFCIICPKSAQIEQLIQEFKLLEPSNS from the coding sequence ATGCAACAAGATGTAGATAACATGAATATAAACCCGCGAGATCAACAAATTTTTTCAGCTGTAATGAGTCTTTACTGTAATGGTGAAGGGTTACCGGTTCCATCAACAAAAATTGCCAAGCAAAAAGGCATGGCGGTTTGTTCTGCGACCGTACGTAATGCGATGGCGCGTCTTGAAAAAGTAGGCTTATTATATTCGCCGCATACATCGGCTGGACGAGTACCCACAAACCAGGGGTTTGATTATTGGTTTGACGAGTTTTTTCCATTGGCCGACATTGCTAATTATTGGCAACCAGAGCAAGCGCAATTAGTTGAACTAGCCCACGGACTTAGTCAAAAATACCAAGTGTGTTGCTGCGTGGGGTTGCCACAAGCAAGCTCACAGCAAGTGTTTAGAGTAGAAGTGCTTGATTTTGACTCTAATGATTGGCTTGTTTTGTTAATAGACAGAGCAGGGCAAAGCCACAACATTTGCATTAATAAGCCCGATGACTCATCAGATGCTGTGCGCTATCAATTTGCTACATGGTTAAACACGGTGTTTAGCCAGCAAACCTTAATGGAAGGCCTATACAGAATGCAGGCGATGGCAAATACAGCACCACGTAATTGTCATGACTCGCTCACTCAATGGACTCGTCAGCTAAGCCAAAAGCTTGGCTCTGATAACAGCATTGTGGTGGGTGAAAACTACTTATATAAAAAAGTAGACTGTGAGCAAAGCCTAAATATTGGTGTTTCTTTTTTAAATTTTGTTGAAGATAAACTCGCATTTAAAAACGGAGTCTCGGTGCTTAACACCGAAAATCTGCCGTTTACAGAGTGTAATGAGCTAATTGTTATAAGCGTGCCGTACTTTCAAAACCAAGAATATCAAAGCCGCTTTTGTATAATTTGCCCTAAATCAGCGCAAATTGAACAATTAATCCAAGAATTTAAATTATTAGAGCCATCTAACTCTTGA
- the nadK gene encoding NAD(+) kinase: MHSPFKTIGLIGKPNHPKAAATLERLHTFLSALGFSVIVEKRTGGQLSDVPKNNKVDLVTLGEQADLAIVVGGDGNMLGAARVLARFDVAVIGVNRGNLGFLTDLNPEGFEGSLEQVLSGEYLEEQRFLLEVEVYRHNELKSANSAVNEAVLHADKVAHMIEFEAFINNDFVFSQRSDGIIVSTPTGSTAYSLSGGGPILTPELNAISLVPMFPHTLSSRPLVVDADNEVRLKLSLENTDSLQVSCDSHVVLAVLPGDEVVIKKADKKLRLIHPKNYSYYNVLRTKLNWGSRLY, encoded by the coding sequence ATGCACTCTCCATTTAAAACGATAGGCCTTATAGGTAAACCTAACCACCCAAAAGCTGCGGCCACTTTAGAGCGCTTGCATACGTTTTTGTCGGCACTTGGCTTTAGCGTTATTGTAGAAAAGCGCACCGGTGGGCAATTATCTGACGTACCTAAAAACAATAAAGTTGATTTAGTAACCTTAGGTGAGCAAGCGGATCTGGCTATTGTAGTTGGTGGCGATGGCAATATGTTAGGGGCAGCCCGTGTACTTGCACGCTTTGATGTAGCCGTTATTGGCGTAAACAGGGGTAACTTAGGCTTTTTAACTGACTTAAACCCCGAGGGTTTTGAAGGTAGCTTAGAGCAGGTGTTAAGTGGTGAATACCTAGAAGAACAACGCTTTTTATTAGAAGTAGAAGTGTACCGTCATAATGAGCTTAAAAGTGCTAATTCTGCTGTAAACGAAGCAGTGCTTCACGCCGATAAAGTAGCGCACATGATAGAGTTTGAAGCATTTATAAATAATGACTTTGTATTTTCACAGCGCTCAGATGGAATTATTGTATCCACGCCCACTGGCTCTACAGCGTATTCTCTCTCTGGCGGTGGCCCTATTTTAACGCCTGAGCTAAATGCCATATCGTTAGTGCCTATGTTTCCTCATACATTGTCGAGCCGCCCTTTAGTGGTCGATGCCGATAACGAGGTAAGACTAAAATTGAGCCTAGAAAATACCGACAGCCTACAAGTAAGTTGCGATAGCCACGTTGTTTTAGCTGTATTGCCAGGTGATGAAGTGGTTATTAAAAAAGCGGATAAAAAATTACGCTTAATACACCCTAAAAACTATTCTTACTACAACGTTTTACGTACTAAATTGAATTGGGGCAGTCGTTTATACTAA
- the recN gene encoding DNA repair protein RecN produces the protein MLIGLEIKNFAIVSNLSTEWHGGMTAITGETGAGKSIAIDALSLCLGERAEASAVRPGTDKAEVCAQFDLTALPLAKAFLDQHMLNSNDNECLLRRVVCKNGRSKSYINGSSVTASQLKELGQYLISIHGQHAHQHLLKAEHQLQLLDAYAGHNQLVKAVSQSFKLYANLQKEFKQLEQQQLQQAAQKQLLEYQVAELDEFALQDGEFEQIEAEHYKLSNSQTIIEACQRELQHLYEGDEQNACSMLQHSAQQFAELAHFDESLASVAALLDEAAVQVEEASREVRNYAEQADLDPARLTEVETRLSGAMDLARKHHIKPQQLAEFHQGLTQELESISYNSSRLEQLGDEIENALVAYQHASEQLSESRHKYANTLNNLISDSMANLSMENGVFEIELSQEVERTPNALGFDSVSFLVSTNPGQPLQPLAKVASGGELSRISLAIQVIIAQKVTTPTLIFDEVDVGISGPTASAVGKLLRQLGKSTQVICVTHLPQVASSAHQQFFVAKEIAQGETFTQMLSLNKDGRINEIARLLGGDNVSKTAKANAKELIMAHA, from the coding sequence ATGTTAATTGGTTTAGAAATTAAAAATTTTGCAATTGTAAGTAACTTAAGCACCGAATGGCATGGCGGTATGACCGCTATTACTGGCGAAACAGGCGCTGGTAAATCAATTGCTATTGATGCCCTATCACTTTGTTTAGGCGAACGCGCAGAAGCCTCTGCGGTTCGCCCCGGCACAGACAAAGCTGAAGTATGCGCACAATTTGACTTAACTGCCCTTCCACTAGCGAAAGCTTTTTTAGATCAACACATGTTAAATAGCAACGATAACGAATGCTTACTAAGACGTGTGGTATGCAAAAATGGGCGTAGCAAAAGCTATATTAACGGAAGCTCCGTTACCGCTTCGCAGCTCAAAGAGCTTGGCCAGTATTTAATTTCTATTCATGGGCAACACGCTCATCAACACCTTTTAAAAGCAGAGCATCAATTACAACTGCTTGATGCATACGCAGGACATAACCAACTTGTAAAAGCGGTTAGCCAAAGCTTTAAGCTATATGCAAACCTACAAAAAGAGTTTAAACAACTTGAGCAACAGCAACTACAACAAGCAGCTCAAAAACAACTACTCGAATACCAAGTTGCCGAATTAGACGAATTTGCCCTACAAGACGGTGAGTTTGAGCAAATTGAAGCTGAACATTATAAATTAAGTAACAGCCAAACTATTATTGAAGCCTGCCAACGCGAACTTCAGCACCTTTACGAGGGTGATGAACAAAACGCCTGTTCAATGCTTCAACACAGTGCTCAACAGTTTGCTGAACTTGCACACTTTGATGAAAGCCTAGCAAGTGTTGCAGCATTACTTGATGAAGCAGCAGTACAAGTTGAAGAAGCAAGCCGTGAAGTACGAAACTATGCCGAACAAGCCGATTTAGATCCTGCACGTTTAACCGAAGTAGAAACACGTCTAAGCGGTGCTATGGACTTAGCCCGTAAGCACCATATAAAACCGCAGCAGCTTGCTGAGTTTCACCAAGGCTTAACACAAGAGCTTGAGTCAATAAGTTATAACAGCTCTCGTTTAGAGCAGCTTGGTGATGAAATTGAAAATGCACTTGTTGCATACCAACATGCCAGCGAACAGTTAAGTGAAAGCCGCCATAAATACGCTAATACACTTAATAACCTAATTAGTGACAGCATGGCTAATTTATCAATGGAAAATGGCGTATTTGAAATTGAGTTAAGCCAGGAGGTTGAACGTACTCCTAATGCCTTAGGCTTCGATAGCGTTTCATTTTTAGTGTCTACAAACCCAGGGCAACCATTACAGCCTTTAGCCAAAGTAGCATCGGGCGGTGAGCTCTCGCGTATAAGCCTTGCCATACAGGTTATTATTGCTCAAAAGGTAACGACACCTACCCTTATTTTTGACGAAGTAGATGTGGGTATATCAGGCCCTACTGCATCGGCTGTGGGTAAATTATTACGCCAACTAGGTAAATCAACACAGGTAATTTGTGTGACCCATTTACCTCAAGTTGCCAGCAGTGCACACCAGCAGTTTTTTGTAGCCAAAGAGATAGCGCAAGGCGAAACCTTTACACAAATGCTGAGCCTTAATAAAGATGGCCGTATTAATGAAATTGCACGCTTATTAGGTGGCGATAACGTAAGTAAAACAGCAAAAGCGAATGCTAAAGAACTTATTATGGCGCATGCTTAG
- a CDS encoding GGDEF domain-containing protein — protein MLNALFKYKLAANLLFVNLLAGLTASTQIKNNNMNAYSDNKERKLIVRFFSSIGFIATFAMACNAFSHADPILGIMLLVSAGVYAWAFSLYRAVEKSATTILYNLYCLMLYLVVSGGAEGTGPIWIFIVSPVTYSVRGLKKGTVDIILFLLAVIAGFIITDKFNIYDYQPEQLPLRVVISFIIVALLSGFYERSREKYNEKIMALSQKNERLATIDHLTDLPNRRFMMKELAELKHVHKKTKQPYVILLADVDNFKRINDNYGHDFGDEALTQLATALKKSIPEQGVASRWGGEEFLIALPSCTKEQGQTIAEKIHQQLQKNHVRMYGKSIALTLSIGLVESQVETSIAQDIKLADELLYKAKEQGKNRTCS, from the coding sequence TTGCTAAACGCACTATTTAAGTACAAACTTGCAGCTAACTTACTCTTTGTTAACCTATTGGCAGGGTTAACAGCAAGCACGCAAATAAAAAATAATAATATGAATGCATACTCAGATAACAAAGAAAGAAAGCTGATAGTTCGCTTTTTTTCATCTATTGGATTTATCGCAACCTTTGCGATGGCATGTAATGCGTTTTCTCATGCTGATCCAATCCTAGGTATTATGTTATTAGTGTCAGCTGGTGTGTATGCGTGGGCTTTTAGCTTATATCGCGCTGTAGAAAAATCAGCAACCACCATTTTATATAACCTTTATTGCTTAATGCTTTATTTGGTGGTCTCTGGTGGCGCCGAGGGAACTGGGCCAATTTGGATATTTATTGTATCCCCAGTTACTTATTCTGTAAGAGGTTTAAAAAAAGGGACTGTTGATATCATCCTTTTTTTATTGGCTGTAATTGCAGGGTTTATTATTACCGACAAATTTAATATTTATGATTACCAGCCAGAACAACTGCCATTAAGGGTAGTGATCTCGTTTATTATTGTTGCGCTATTAAGTGGGTTCTATGAGCGCTCGCGAGAAAAATATAACGAAAAAATAATGGCGCTTAGCCAAAAAAATGAGCGTCTTGCCACAATTGATCACCTAACTGATTTACCTAACCGCCGTTTTATGATGAAAGAGCTTGCTGAGCTAAAGCATGTGCATAAAAAAACCAAGCAACCGTATGTTATTTTATTAGCAGATGTCGATAATTTTAAACGTATTAATGATAATTATGGCCACGACTTTGGCGATGAAGCATTAACGCAATTAGCTACTGCGCTTAAAAAAAGTATTCCAGAGCAGGGCGTGGCTTCGCGATGGGGTGGGGAAGAGTTTTTAATTGCTTTACCTAGTTGCACAAAAGAACAAGGGCAAACTATTGCTGAAAAAATTCATCAACAACTACAAAAAAACCATGTTCGTATGTATGGTAAATCAATTGCGTTAACGCTAAGTATAGGGCTTGTAGAAAGCCAGGTTGAGACATCTATAGCACAAGATATTAAACTGGCTGATGAGCTTTTGTATAAAGCTAAAGAGCAAGGAAAAAACCGTACTTGCTCTTAA
- a CDS encoding FAD-dependent oxidoreductase — MSENVYQFIDVQRVDPRKKPISSRKKSFVEIYEPFSENQVNSQADRCLDCGNPYCEWKCPVHNYIPQWLKLIRTGRILEAAELSHRTNSLPEVCGRVCPQDRLCEGSCTLDEEFGAVTIGNIEKYITDTAFKMGWKPDMSYVTWTDKKVAIIGAGPAGLGCADILVRNGVKPVVFDRHPEIGGLLTFGIPSFKLEKEVMQKRREIFTEMGVEFKLNVEVGVDITMDEILADYDAVFLGVGTYQSMRAGLENEDAPGVHDALPFLIGNTNRVMGYDEKNQACIDMANQKVVVLGGGDTAMDCVRTSIRQNAAKVTCAYRRDEENMPGSKREVKNAKEEGVNFTFNVQPTGIVLDDNGHVAGVKMVKTQLGEPDENGRSRAEVVQGSEHVLEADQVIMAFGFKPHKMDWLEKYDVEINHWGGINAPEQGEFTHQTTNPKIFAGGDIVRGSDLVVTAIFEGRNAAEGIMDYLEV; from the coding sequence ATGAGCGAAAATGTATATCAATTTATAGACGTGCAGCGTGTAGATCCGCGCAAAAAACCAATCTCGTCGCGTAAAAAATCTTTCGTGGAAATTTACGAACCCTTTTCAGAGAACCAGGTGAACTCACAAGCTGACCGTTGTTTAGATTGTGGTAACCCGTACTGTGAATGGAAATGCCCAGTGCATAACTACATTCCACAGTGGTTAAAATTAATTAGAACAGGCCGTATTTTAGAAGCGGCTGAGCTTTCTCATCGTACAAACAGTTTGCCAGAGGTATGTGGACGTGTTTGCCCACAAGACAGACTGTGTGAAGGGTCATGTACGCTTGATGAAGAGTTTGGTGCAGTAACCATTGGTAACATTGAAAAGTATATTACCGATACGGCATTTAAAATGGGCTGGAAACCAGACATGTCATACGTGACATGGACGGATAAAAAAGTAGCTATTATTGGTGCGGGCCCGGCTGGTTTAGGGTGTGCTGATATTTTAGTGCGTAACGGTGTAAAACCAGTGGTTTTCGACCGTCATCCTGAAATTGGCGGCTTACTTACTTTTGGTATTCCTTCTTTCAAACTTGAAAAAGAAGTAATGCAAAAACGTCGTGAAATTTTCACCGAAATGGGTGTGGAATTTAAGCTAAACGTTGAAGTGGGTGTAGACATCACCATGGACGAAATTTTAGCTGACTACGACGCGGTATTTTTAGGTGTAGGTACGTATCAAAGTATGCGTGCTGGCCTTGAAAATGAAGATGCACCAGGCGTGCACGATGCACTCCCATTTTTAATCGGCAATACTAACCGTGTAATGGGTTACGATGAAAAAAACCAAGCGTGCATTGATATGGCCAATCAAAAGGTTGTAGTACTGGGTGGTGGTGATACCGCGATGGACTGTGTACGTACTTCTATTCGCCAAAATGCTGCTAAAGTAACCTGTGCGTACCGTCGTGATGAAGAGAATATGCCAGGCTCTAAACGTGAGGTTAAAAACGCCAAAGAAGAGGGTGTAAACTTTACGTTTAATGTACAGCCAACGGGTATTGTACTTGACGATAATGGCCATGTTGCGGGTGTTAAAATGGTTAAAACACAACTCGGTGAGCCAGATGAAAACGGCCGAAGCCGAGCAGAAGTAGTGCAAGGCTCAGAGCATGTACTTGAGGCTGACCAAGTTATTATGGCGTTTGGTTTTAAACCACACAAAATGGATTGGTTAGAAAAGTACGATGTAGAAATTAACCATTGGGGCGGTATTAACGCACCAGAACAAGGTGAATTTACACACCAAACGACTAACCCTAAAATATTTGCTGGTGGCGATATAGTGCGTGGTTCTGATTTAGTTGTAACGGCTATTTTTGAAGGACGCAACGCTGCTGAAGGCATTATGGATTATTTAGAAGTGTAG